One Terriglobales bacterium genomic region harbors:
- the hutI gene encoding imidazolonepropionase yields MPALLLTNIGQLLTLQGAPGPRRGRALGEIGLMEDAAVLCHGGRIVSVGRRRDAERDDWLKSQRKKVQEIDCRGGVVLPGFVDSHTHPAFAAARLLDFEKRIAGASYEQIAEAGGGILSSVGGVRKSSRAELARKILAALNEMAAQGTTTVEAKSGYGLSVEAELKSLEAIRDAARQWPGTVVPTLLGAHVIAKEFADRRQQYVRLICGEMVPQAARRKLALFVDVFVERGAFTLQEAGEIFAAARERGLGTRAHVCQLSAENVEPLLEFEPASLDHMDHVADAEVKLLASGKTVATLLPGANYFLGMEYPGARRLIDAGVPVALATDYNPGSSPTSNMQFVLSLACTHMRMSPAEAIAAATVNGAHALRLSQRKGSIEAGKDADLAVYAVRDYREIAYWFGSNLCGMTVVAGAIRELSGAQFV; encoded by the coding sequence ATGCCAGCGCTGCTGCTGACCAACATCGGCCAGCTTCTGACATTGCAAGGAGCGCCGGGCCCGCGGCGCGGGCGCGCACTGGGCGAGATCGGATTAATGGAAGACGCCGCGGTGCTCTGCCACGGCGGGAGAATTGTATCGGTCGGCCGGCGCAGAGACGCCGAACGCGATGACTGGCTGAAATCCCAGCGAAAAAAAGTACAAGAGATCGATTGCCGAGGCGGGGTGGTGCTGCCAGGATTCGTGGATTCGCACACGCATCCGGCGTTCGCGGCGGCGCGCTTACTCGATTTCGAAAAGCGGATTGCCGGCGCAAGCTACGAGCAGATAGCGGAGGCCGGCGGTGGGATTCTATCGAGCGTGGGGGGCGTGCGGAAATCAAGCCGGGCAGAGCTAGCGCGGAAGATTCTGGCGGCGCTGAACGAAATGGCGGCGCAGGGCACGACCACGGTGGAGGCGAAGTCGGGATATGGGCTGAGCGTCGAGGCGGAATTGAAGTCGCTGGAGGCGATCCGTGATGCGGCGCGGCAATGGCCGGGCACGGTGGTGCCGACGCTGCTCGGCGCGCACGTGATCGCCAAGGAATTTGCGGACCGGCGCCAGCAGTATGTGCGCCTGATCTGCGGCGAGATGGTCCCGCAGGCGGCGCGGCGCAAACTGGCGCTGTTCGTGGATGTATTCGTTGAGCGCGGAGCGTTTACCCTGCAGGAAGCGGGGGAAATCTTTGCCGCTGCGCGCGAGCGTGGCTTGGGAACGCGCGCGCATGTGTGTCAACTCAGCGCGGAGAATGTCGAGCCATTGCTGGAGTTCGAACCGGCTTCGTTGGACCACATGGACCACGTGGCTGATGCCGAGGTGAAGCTCCTGGCGAGCGGAAAAACCGTAGCCACACTTTTGCCGGGGGCGAATTACTTTTTGGGAATGGAATATCCCGGCGCGCGGAGATTGATCGATGCGGGCGTGCCGGTGGCGCTCGCTACGGACTACAACCCGGGGAGTTCGCCAACATCGAACATGCAGTTCGTGCTCTCCCTGGCCTGCACGCACATGAGGATGTCGCCGGCGGAGGCGATCGCGGCGGCCACCGTCAATGGCGCGCATGCGTTGAGGCTCAGCCAACGAAAGGGGAGCATCGAAGCGGGCAAAGATGCAGACCTGGCCGTTTACGCAGTTCGCGATTACCGGGAAATCGCGTACTGGTTTGGCTCTAACCTGTGCGGCATGACGGTGGTGGCGGGCGCAATCCGGGAACTTTCAGGGGCACAATTCGTATAG
- a CDS encoding cohesin domain-containing protein, with translation MHLLQRQSLRQTWRAGLRSHPNARNSGARWGVVRFGRLATAFLLVLTLALPAAADKAKGFYDKGRDAEARQNWEQAYEFYKQAYDLKPKELRYRAAFERSRFQAGASHVHRGQKLRDDGNLQQALVEFMRAAEIDPSSDIARQEIRRTQEMDKGKGPQAAAPSRVTDLGRMAAEAEGPAELKPISAVPITMRMTEDTKNVYTAVGKLAGVNVLFDPDYVSRRITIDLNNVSLYQALEIVALESKTFWRAVTPNTIFVATDTKAKRTEIEQNVVKTFYLANLAQTTEIQDVVNTLRTVVEITRVISLPTQNAIVIRGTPDQVALAEKLVTDLDKARPEVVVDIAVMQVSRDKLKNLGLSPPTSASIQLQNNVTPTTTTTGTTTTTTTTTPTTSGTTGLTLNKLANLTSNDFLVTIPGATANFLFTDSDTKIIQNPQIRALDGQKATLKIGDRVPVATGSFQPGIGGVGINPLVNTQFQYIDVGVNIDVQPTVHAAHEVTLKITMEVSSVSSHVNIGGIDQPVIGQRRVEHTIRLREGEVSLMGGMLEEDVLKSVNGYPWLSQVPILKYLFSSQNTERRTNEIVFVLIPHIIRGQDVNDVNLRAIEVGTANAIGLRRAAPKPSPNGNGGSASAARPVTAQAPAQPQSATGQNSMMPGAQAAPAQATPIPTQPAQAVPAPVPPQTGPAATQPPQGTSGAAIMSFDPPQVTPAVGSTFAVNVTVSGANNLFSVPVQLSYDPKSLQLLNVSNGSFLSRDGQPVVIVHREDGPGLEQVSATRPPGSGGVSGTGTVFTLTFMAKSAGQSTLAITRAGARDPAMQPVQVTPGQAMVTVK, from the coding sequence ATGCATCTGCTACAACGACAAAGCCTTCGGCAGACTTGGAGGGCCGGTCTGCGATCGCATCCAAATGCGCGCAACAGCGGCGCGCGGTGGGGAGTTGTCCGATTCGGGCGCCTGGCCACCGCCTTTCTGCTGGTGCTGACCCTCGCGCTGCCCGCGGCTGCCGACAAAGCCAAGGGTTTTTACGACAAAGGTCGAGATGCGGAAGCTCGCCAGAACTGGGAGCAGGCGTACGAATTTTACAAGCAGGCGTACGACCTGAAGCCCAAGGAGCTTCGTTACCGCGCCGCTTTCGAGCGATCGCGGTTCCAGGCTGGGGCCTCGCACGTGCATCGCGGCCAGAAACTGCGCGATGACGGCAACTTGCAGCAGGCGCTGGTGGAATTCATGCGCGCTGCCGAAATCGATCCATCGTCGGACATCGCGCGCCAGGAAATCCGGCGTACGCAGGAGATGGATAAGGGCAAAGGTCCGCAGGCGGCTGCTCCCTCGCGCGTGACTGACCTCGGCCGGATGGCGGCTGAGGCGGAAGGACCGGCAGAATTAAAGCCGATCTCCGCTGTCCCGATCACGATGCGCATGACCGAAGACACGAAGAATGTGTACACCGCGGTCGGGAAACTGGCAGGCGTTAACGTGCTGTTCGATCCCGATTACGTGTCGCGGCGCATTACCATCGACCTGAACAATGTATCGCTGTACCAGGCGCTGGAAATTGTGGCGCTGGAATCCAAGACGTTCTGGCGGGCGGTGACGCCGAACACGATCTTCGTTGCGACGGACACCAAGGCAAAGCGGACGGAAATTGAGCAAAACGTCGTCAAGACGTTTTACCTGGCGAACCTGGCGCAGACGACGGAGATCCAGGATGTGGTCAACACCCTGCGAACGGTGGTGGAGATCACGCGCGTAATTTCGCTGCCGACGCAAAACGCGATTGTGATCCGGGGTACTCCGGACCAGGTGGCGTTAGCGGAAAAATTGGTAACCGACCTCGACAAGGCGCGTCCGGAAGTAGTTGTGGACATCGCGGTCATGCAGGTGAGCCGCGACAAGCTGAAAAATCTGGGACTGTCCCCGCCGACGAGTGCCAGCATCCAGCTCCAGAACAACGTAACCCCGACTACGACCACCACCGGGACGACGACGACTACAACGACGACCACTCCCACGACTTCAGGCACGACGGGACTCACGCTCAACAAGCTGGCCAACCTGACCTCGAACGATTTCCTGGTGACCATCCCAGGCGCAACCGCAAATTTTCTTTTTACAGACAGCGATACTAAGATCATCCAGAATCCTCAGATACGCGCGCTCGACGGACAGAAAGCCACGCTGAAGATCGGCGATCGCGTGCCGGTAGCGACCGGGTCGTTCCAGCCGGGCATCGGCGGCGTCGGCATCAACCCGCTGGTCAATACGCAATTCCAATATATCGACGTCGGCGTGAACATCGACGTGCAGCCCACCGTGCACGCGGCGCACGAAGTGACGCTGAAGATCACGATGGAAGTTTCGTCGGTGAGTTCGCACGTGAACATCGGCGGCATCGACCAGCCGGTGATCGGGCAGCGGCGCGTGGAGCATACCATCCGGCTGCGGGAGGGCGAAGTCAGCCTGATGGGCGGGATGCTAGAGGAAGATGTGCTGAAAAGCGTCAACGGGTACCCATGGCTGTCGCAGGTGCCGATCCTGAAATACCTGTTCTCGTCGCAAAATACGGAACGCCGTACCAACGAGATCGTGTTCGTCCTGATTCCGCACATTATTCGCGGCCAGGACGTCAATGACGTGAATTTGAGAGCGATTGAGGTCGGGACCGCGAATGCTATCGGGTTGCGCCGCGCCGCGCCCAAGCCTTCTCCAAACGGCAATGGAGGCAGCGCCTCGGCGGCACGCCCGGTGACCGCCCAGGCTCCGGCACAGCCGCAATCGGCCACGGGACAAAATTCCATGATGCCGGGCGCGCAGGCGGCGCCGGCACAAGCAACTCCCATACCGACGCAACCGGCGCAAGCAGTACCAGCGCCTGTGCCGCCGCAGACGGGACCGGCAGCGACCCAACCGCCCCAGGGCACGAGCGGGGCGGCGATCATGAGCTTCGATCCGCCGCAGGTGACGCCTGCTGTGGGTTCAACCTTCGCGGTGAACGTGACGGTGAGCGGCGCCAACAATCTGTTCTCGGTGCCGGTGCAGCTCAGCTACGATCCGAAGTCGCTGCAGTTGCTCAACGTCTCGAACGGTAGTTTTCTGTCGCGCGACGGGCAGCCGGTGGTCATCGTTCATCGCGAAGATGGACCGGGGCTGGAGCAGGTGTCGGCGACACGTCCGCCGGGTTCGGGAGGGGTGTCGGGAACAGGCACGGTGTTCACCCTGACGTTCATGGCCAAGTCGGCGGGCCAATCGACACTGGCGATCACGCGCGCCGGAGCTCGCGACCCGGCGATGCAGCCGGTGCAAGTCACGCCCGGTCAAGCGATGGTGACGGTGAAATAG
- a CDS encoding DinB family protein — translation MTAQAETATATAALSYTELLNHDEQETEQWHEWFRRHPEALDAKMELAMMHDVRGVLFHIFLVELRYAERLLEQPETAPDALPKLTADELFGIAATARTKFREFMARATEADWNKAISFKTLSAGMISASKRKCFVHAFLHGMRHWAQLATALRQQGMKTDWGHDILFSKAMQ, via the coding sequence ATGACAGCTCAAGCAGAGACGGCAACTGCCACGGCGGCGCTCTCGTATACCGAGCTTCTCAACCACGATGAGCAGGAAACCGAGCAATGGCACGAATGGTTTCGCCGTCATCCGGAGGCGCTGGACGCGAAAATGGAGCTGGCGATGATGCACGACGTTCGCGGCGTGCTGTTCCACATCTTCCTGGTGGAACTGCGCTATGCCGAGCGTTTGCTGGAGCAGCCGGAAACGGCGCCCGATGCGCTCCCCAAGCTAACTGCCGATGAACTGTTCGGGATCGCGGCGACTGCGCGCACGAAATTTCGCGAGTTCATGGCGCGCGCGACGGAAGCGGACTGGAACAAGGCCATCAGCTTCAAAACGCTGTCCGCGGGCATGATTTCAGCCAGCAAGCGGAAGTGTTTTGTGCACGCGTTCCTGCACGGGATGCGGCATTGGGCGCAGTTGGCGACGGCGCTTCGTCAGCAGGGAATGAAGACGGACTGGGGACACGACATCCTGTTCAGCAAGGCGATGCAATAG
- a CDS encoding type II secretion system protein, protein MRNPEKTGTGWRRRRERGLSLVELIVAITILAILTGAAIPLARVRIRRDRERELRRDLWELRDAIDRYKDAADRGAFQVKLGTEGYPPDLETLVKGVDVAGKKVRFLRKIPIDPMTGKDDWGKRCMKDDPDSQSWCGDNVFDVYTQSTGTGLDGTKYSDW, encoded by the coding sequence TTGCGGAATCCTGAGAAAACCGGGACCGGTTGGCGACGGCGCCGCGAGCGTGGCCTGTCGCTGGTGGAATTGATTGTCGCGATCACGATCCTGGCCATCCTGACCGGCGCGGCTATTCCCCTGGCCCGGGTGCGAATTCGCCGCGACAGAGAACGTGAGCTGCGCCGCGATCTTTGGGAGTTGAGGGATGCCATCGACCGCTACAAGGACGCCGCCGACCGGGGCGCATTCCAGGTGAAGCTGGGGACGGAAGGCTACCCGCCCGACCTGGAGACGCTGGTGAAGGGCGTTGACGTGGCCGGCAAGAAAGTGCGGTTCTTGAGGAAGATTCCCATCGATCCGATGACCGGCAAAGACGATTGGGGCAAGCGCTGCATGAAGGACGATCCGGATTCGCAGTCCTGGTGCGGCGACAACGTGTTTGACGTCTACACCCAGTCCACTGGAACCGGTCTGGATGGAACCAAGTATAGCGACTGGTAA
- a CDS encoding prepilin-type N-terminal cleavage/methylation domain-containing protein: MLRSKSSRGFTIIELMVVISIILILVSIAVPIYSQSILRAKEAVLRQDLFTMRSAIDQYTMDKGKAPQALQDLVSDGGYLREIPKDPFTASRDTWQIVQEDVLESVDQNQPGITDVHSGSTGTASDGTAYNTW, from the coding sequence TTGTTGAGGAGCAAAAGTTCGCGAGGGTTCACCATCATCGAGCTGATGGTGGTGATCAGCATCATCCTGATCCTGGTCTCCATCGCGGTCCCGATTTACAGCCAGTCCATCCTCCGCGCCAAAGAAGCGGTGCTGCGGCAGGACCTCTTCACCATGCGGTCGGCGATCGACCAGTACACAATGGACAAGGGGAAAGCGCCGCAGGCGCTGCAGGACCTGGTGTCGGACGGCGGGTATCTCCGCGAAATTCCAAAAGATCCATTCACCGCCTCGCGCGACACCTGGCAGATCGTGCAGGAAGACGTGCTGGAAAGCGTCGATCAGAACCAGCCGGGAATTACCGACGTGCATAGCGGATCGACCGGCACGGCATCGGACGGCACTGCGTATAACACCTGGTGA
- a CDS encoding M1 family metallopeptidase — MKRLFAGVAMLLAMVAVGLAQRLPGDVIPSHYQITLTPDLKNATFEGEETIQVRVTKPLSKIVLNAAEIKFVDATVASGSTNQTAKVTTDEKAEMATLALANAVPAGPATIHIKFTGILNDQLRGLYLSKTKQRNYAVTQFEATDARRAFPSFDEPAMKATFDLSAVVDQGDTAISNGRIVSDTPGPGSGKHTLKFATSPKMSTYLVALEVGDFQCLEGEAEGTPIRICATPDKKDMGKFALESAEQILKFYDQYYGIKYPFQKLDIVALPDFAPGAMENTADITYREELLLLDERTSGVNEHKAVTGVLAHEMAHQWFGDLVTMQWWDDIWLNEGFATWMTDKPLAAWKPEWNVWPQQGPLSIDALKSTRAIHAAASEVNTPAQIATLFDGIAYQKTAAVLRMLESWVGEEAFQKGVNQYLAQHAYGNTRAADFWNAMAKASGKPVDKVMSTWVEQPGAPLLSVKAQCAGNQTNVELAQTRYYTDPELLKAGSPELWQIPVCIKSATSASASCHLMTQRQQTFQVNGCSPWVFVNAGGRGYYWSAYSPELTARLAGAAEQGLTPQERVSLLNDEWILARGGQHPISQYLSLAQGMRSDPTRQVLQQIAERVQFISDYVVDNRDRGPYRAWVQNQFRPMFDKFGWKARPGDSEDVKTMRRTVIEVLGYSGRDPELLRQSADVAQQYMKDTGSVDPNVGELAVGLAALHGDAKLYDEYMEHMKQAKSPQELYAYMEGLTHFSQPELAQRTLDLSLTPEIRAQDFFRSMLSSLQNPETRDMAWSFFKSHWPEVEKKFGATVGFGFGGLASVFCSEQAKQDVQQWFAQHPDPGGPRALRQGLERIDGCIRVRNTQSTVLATWLKEHGSAAGK; from the coding sequence ATGAAGCGCTTGTTTGCCGGGGTTGCGATGTTGCTGGCGATGGTGGCGGTGGGATTGGCACAACGTCTGCCGGGGGATGTGATTCCGAGCCATTATCAGATCACGCTTACTCCTGACCTGAAGAACGCCACTTTTGAGGGTGAGGAGACAATTCAAGTTCGCGTGACGAAGCCGCTGTCGAAGATCGTGCTCAATGCGGCCGAGATCAAGTTCGTGGACGCGACCGTTGCGTCGGGATCGACAAATCAAACCGCCAAAGTCACGACCGATGAGAAGGCCGAGATGGCGACGCTGGCATTGGCGAATGCTGTGCCTGCAGGTCCAGCGACGATCCACATTAAGTTTACGGGCATCCTGAACGACCAACTCCGCGGTTTGTACCTGAGCAAGACCAAGCAGCGAAATTACGCGGTGACGCAGTTCGAAGCGACGGATGCTCGCCGGGCGTTTCCGTCGTTTGACGAACCGGCGATGAAGGCGACATTCGACCTGAGCGCGGTGGTGGACCAGGGCGACACGGCGATCTCCAACGGCAGGATCGTGTCCGATACGCCGGGTCCGGGCTCGGGCAAGCACACCTTGAAGTTCGCAACCAGTCCCAAGATGTCAACCTACCTGGTGGCGCTCGAGGTGGGAGATTTCCAGTGCCTCGAAGGCGAAGCAGAGGGAACGCCCATCCGCATCTGTGCCACCCCCGACAAGAAGGACATGGGCAAGTTTGCGCTGGAATCGGCAGAGCAGATCCTGAAGTTCTATGACCAATACTACGGGATCAAATATCCATTTCAGAAACTCGACATAGTTGCGCTACCCGATTTCGCGCCCGGCGCGATGGAAAACACGGCGGACATCACTTATCGCGAAGAGTTATTGCTGCTCGATGAGCGGACCTCGGGAGTGAACGAGCACAAAGCCGTCACGGGGGTATTGGCGCACGAAATGGCGCACCAGTGGTTCGGTGACTTGGTGACCATGCAATGGTGGGACGACATTTGGCTGAATGAAGGCTTTGCGACCTGGATGACAGACAAACCGCTGGCGGCCTGGAAGCCGGAATGGAATGTCTGGCCGCAGCAGGGGCCTTTGAGCATCGACGCGCTGAAGTCCACTCGGGCCATCCACGCGGCAGCGAGCGAGGTGAACACCCCGGCACAAATCGCAACATTGTTTGACGGCATCGCTTACCAAAAGACGGCTGCCGTGCTGCGCATGCTGGAAAGCTGGGTGGGAGAAGAAGCGTTCCAGAAAGGGGTGAACCAGTACCTGGCGCAGCATGCCTACGGAAATACGCGCGCAGCCGATTTTTGGAATGCCATGGCAAAAGCTTCCGGCAAGCCGGTGGACAAGGTGATGTCGACGTGGGTGGAGCAGCCCGGCGCGCCGCTGCTGAGCGTGAAAGCACAATGTGCCGGAAACCAGACGAATGTTGAACTGGCACAAACCCGGTACTACACCGATCCGGAACTGCTCAAAGCCGGAAGCCCTGAACTATGGCAGATCCCGGTGTGCATCAAGAGCGCCACCAGCGCGAGCGCAAGTTGCCACTTGATGACGCAAAGGCAGCAGACGTTCCAAGTCAACGGCTGTTCGCCGTGGGTGTTCGTGAATGCGGGAGGACGCGGGTATTACTGGTCGGCCTACAGTCCGGAATTAACCGCAAGACTGGCCGGGGCTGCCGAGCAGGGGTTGACGCCACAGGAGCGTGTCTCGCTGCTGAACGACGAGTGGATATTGGCGCGAGGTGGGCAGCACCCCATCTCGCAATATCTGAGTTTGGCACAAGGTATGCGCAGCGATCCCACGCGCCAGGTTTTGCAGCAGATCGCGGAACGGGTGCAGTTCATCTCCGATTATGTAGTGGACAACCGAGACCGAGGCCCCTACCGCGCGTGGGTCCAGAATCAATTTCGCCCGATGTTCGATAAATTCGGCTGGAAGGCAAGGCCGGGCGATAGCGAAGACGTGAAGACCATGAGGAGGACGGTGATCGAGGTGCTCGGGTATTCCGGGCGCGATCCGGAGCTTCTGCGGCAATCCGCGGATGTGGCCCAGCAATATATGAAAGATACAGGTTCGGTGGATCCCAACGTGGGAGAACTCGCGGTCGGGTTGGCGGCCCTGCACGGCGACGCGAAACTTTACGACGAGTACATGGAACACATGAAGCAGGCAAAGTCGCCGCAGGAGCTGTATGCGTACATGGAAGGTCTGACTCATTTCTCCCAGCCGGAGCTTGCGCAGCGAACACTGGATTTGTCTTTGACGCCGGAAATCAGGGCGCAGGATTTCTTTCGTAGCATGCTAAGTTCGTTGCAAAACCCGGAGACGCGCGATATGGCGTGGTCTTTCTTCAAGTCACACTGGCCTGAAGTTGAGAAGAAGTTCGGCGCCACGGTGGGCTTCGGTTTTGGTGGGTTGGCCAGCGTATTTTGCAGCGAGCAGGCGAAGCAGGACGTACAGCAGTGGTTCGCTCAACATCCGGATCCCGGAGGTCCGCGTGCGCTACGTCAGGGATTGGAGCGGATCGATGGTTGTATCCGCGTGCGCAACACGCAGAGCACTGTCCTGGCAACGTGGTTGAAGGAGCACGGAAGCGCCGCCGGAAAGTAA
- the smpB gene encoding SsrA-binding protein SmpB, with product MARQAAHQTRPNPEKNPRRDPVAAGLRDATVNRAAAHNYFLLEKFEAGIVLTGTEVKSIRAGHANLKDAYALAKDGELWLLNAHIGHYEHGNIFNHAPLRTRKLLVHAAELRKLIGKTQQKGVTLIPTRMYFKNGRVKVEIAFAKGKQLWDKRETERRRTADREAREAIARSRKT from the coding sequence ATGGCACGGCAGGCGGCACATCAAACCCGGCCTAATCCGGAGAAAAACCCGCGCCGCGATCCGGTGGCCGCCGGATTGCGAGATGCCACCGTCAATCGCGCCGCCGCCCACAACTACTTCCTGCTTGAAAAGTTCGAGGCCGGCATCGTTCTTACCGGTACCGAGGTGAAGTCCATCCGCGCCGGCCATGCCAATCTGAAAGACGCGTACGCGCTCGCCAAGGACGGTGAACTCTGGTTGCTGAACGCCCATATCGGCCATTACGAACACGGGAATATCTTTAATCACGCGCCCTTGCGCACCCGAAAATTGCTTGTCCACGCCGCGGAACTGCGGAAGCTCATTGGTAAAACTCAGCAAAAGGGTGTCACCTTGATCCCCACGCGCATGTACTTCAAGAATGGCCGCGTGAAGGTGGAGATCGCTTTTGCCAAGGGCAAGCAGCTTTGGGACAAGCGCGAAACCGAGCGCCGCCGTACGGCGGACCGGGAAGCTCGCGAAGCAATCGCGCGTTCGCGTAAAACATAG
- the hutU gene encoding urocanate hydratase, which produces MPVETEITQSTYVPVKAPRGTQISCKGWQQEAAMRMLMNNLDEEVGERPRDLVVYGGTGRAARSWECYHAIVRALKSLENDETLLVQSGKPVGVFQTHEYAPRVLIANSNLVGHWSNWEKFRELEHAGLMMYGQMTAGSWIYIGSQGIIQGTFETFSAAGEKSLGGQLEGKLIVSGGMGGMGGAQPLAATMTGAAFLGIEVDPERIKKRLKTGYCDFMVTSLDEALRILKNALRKKENVSVGLVGNCADVVPELAARGVVPDILTDQTSAHDPLNGYIPQGLTVEQAAELRGRDPRGYQERALDSIARHVEGMLALLKMGAVTFDYGNNIRTFAFERGVKQAYDFPGFVPAYIRPLFCEGRGPFRWVALSGEASDIHITDDLVLELFPENRILSRWINLARKRIKFQGLPARICWLGYGERAQFGLAMNDLVKKGKIKAPIVIGRDHLDTGSVASPFRETEGMKDGSDAVADWPLLNAMLNTASGASWVSIHNGGGVGIGYSQHAGQVTVADGSDAMAKRIERVLTNDPGIGVARHVDAGYEEAGQFAERKGIRIPMRKEGEQR; this is translated from the coding sequence ATGCCGGTGGAAACGGAAATCACACAGAGCACCTATGTCCCAGTAAAAGCGCCACGGGGGACGCAGATCTCCTGCAAAGGTTGGCAGCAGGAGGCCGCGATGCGCATGCTGATGAACAACCTGGACGAGGAGGTAGGCGAGCGCCCGCGCGACCTGGTGGTGTACGGCGGCACGGGAAGAGCGGCGCGAAGCTGGGAGTGTTACCACGCGATCGTGCGCGCGCTGAAGTCGTTGGAAAATGATGAAACGCTGCTGGTGCAGTCCGGCAAACCGGTGGGGGTTTTCCAGACGCACGAATACGCGCCGCGGGTGCTGATCGCAAATTCCAACCTGGTGGGGCACTGGTCGAACTGGGAAAAGTTTCGCGAGTTAGAACACGCGGGGCTGATGATGTACGGGCAGATGACGGCGGGATCGTGGATTTATATCGGTTCGCAAGGAATCATCCAGGGCACATTTGAAACGTTTTCCGCCGCGGGCGAGAAAAGTTTGGGCGGCCAGTTGGAAGGGAAGCTGATTGTCTCTGGCGGAATGGGCGGCATGGGCGGCGCACAGCCGCTGGCGGCTACCATGACGGGGGCCGCATTTCTCGGGATTGAAGTTGACCCGGAGCGAATCAAGAAGCGGCTGAAGACCGGGTACTGCGACTTCATGGTGACCTCGCTGGACGAGGCGCTGCGCATCCTGAAGAATGCGCTGCGAAAAAAGGAGAATGTTTCGGTCGGGCTGGTGGGCAACTGCGCTGACGTGGTGCCGGAACTGGCGGCGCGCGGTGTGGTCCCTGACATCCTCACCGACCAAACCAGCGCGCACGATCCTCTCAATGGATATATCCCGCAAGGCCTGACGGTGGAGCAGGCGGCGGAGTTGCGCGGACGCGACCCGCGGGGCTACCAGGAGCGTGCGCTGGATTCAATCGCGCGCCACGTCGAAGGCATGCTGGCGCTGCTGAAAATGGGCGCGGTCACCTTCGATTACGGAAACAATATCCGGACATTCGCTTTCGAGCGCGGAGTGAAGCAGGCGTACGATTTTCCGGGATTCGTGCCTGCCTACATACGCCCGCTGTTCTGCGAAGGACGAGGCCCGTTTCGCTGGGTGGCGCTGAGCGGCGAGGCATCGGACATTCACATTACGGACGACCTGGTGCTGGAACTGTTTCCTGAAAATCGCATTCTGTCGAGGTGGATCAACCTGGCGAGGAAGCGGATCAAGTTCCAGGGTCTGCCGGCGCGAATTTGCTGGCTCGGATACGGCGAGCGCGCGCAGTTCGGGCTGGCGATGAATGACTTGGTGAAGAAAGGCAAGATCAAGGCGCCGATCGTGATCGGGCGCGACCATTTGGACACGGGCTCGGTAGCCTCGCCGTTTCGCGAAACCGAAGGCATGAAGGACGGCAGCGACGCGGTCGCCGACTGGCCGCTGCTGAACGCGATGCTGAATACGGCAAGCGGAGCGAGTTGGGTTTCGATTCACAATGGCGGCGGGGTTGGCATCGGCTATTCGCAACATGCCGGACAGGTAACGGTCGCCGACGGAAGCGACGCGATGGCGAAACGCATAGAGCGCGTGCTGACCAATGATCCGGGGATCGGCGTGGCGCGGCACGTGGATGCGGGATACGAAGAGGCAGGCCAGTTCGCGGAACGGAAGGGAATCAGGATTCCCATGCGCAAGGAAGGTGAGCAGCGATGA